In Mycteria americana isolate JAX WOST 10 ecotype Jacksonville Zoo and Gardens chromosome 17, USCA_MyAme_1.0, whole genome shotgun sequence, the sequence CTGCACCATGACAGAGTTCCCCTGGAGGTGGGCAAAGTGATCCAGCAGGGCCGACAGAGCAAGGGCATGACACAGAAGGACTTGGCCACAGTGAGTATGGCCCAGGGCCCGCTGGCCTCTGCTCCCGCTCTCCTGAGGCAGGTTTAGGCACCTGGAGGCGAAGGTGGACGCTTTCCCTGTCCCCTCATGGGCAGCAGCGATGAGGTGGTATCATGAGCAGGAAGTTTGGTGGATGCAACGTCTCTGATCTCCAGGCAACATTAGTTATGTAGGAAATGTTTTAGGGGTTTCTGTGCAGCCCTTGAACACCTTCTTGGAGATGGAGCGTTGCTGCGGCTGGTGAGCTGGTAGGaggcactgcttttttttttccctctctcctcccatcaACTCAGCACctatgtgaggtttttttgtaccATCTGGGCCTGACACAGCTCTCAGAAGCTCACTGCTGTCTTGAGAAACAGCAACATGTAGTGTTACTGCTCCTTCTGGGAGGCTGAGGGAAGTAGAAGTCTGTGACATCTCTATTGTGTCACAGTGTCATCGCTGTGACACTCTGATAGCGGAGGGATGCGATAGTGGTGGTGGAGTAAGCCTGGAAGTAGCACTTTGTCTTCTGATGCTGGCATAATTGGAGGCTGTTACTTATCTGGGGGAGTACTGGGGGGGTTGGTGCTGAGTGCTCTGTATGGAGCCAGTGTTTGAGATGCGtcctttctttttagaaaatcaATGAAAAACCACAAGTTATTGCTGACTACGAATCAGGAAGAGCAATCCCTAATAACCAGGTTATGGGCAAGATCGAAAGAGCTATTGGTAAGTTAAGAaaggagacttaaaaaaaaaaaagacaatgttttCAGTGCTAGGAAGGATGTTTTTGTTTAAGTTATTACTTGCATTTTCCACGTCAGGAACAGTTGCTGACTGTAGGTTATTGTGGGTGTGGTGTCATTAAGCCATATTCTGATAAAACGTGGATCTGCTGACTGAAACCAGAACTCAAAGCTCTTGTTCTCCTTTGTTCTTCATCTTCATGTGTGGGGCCATGCCCTGGGGACCACCCCTGTATGCTGTCCCCCTAAAATCAACAAGATACTGAGACCTGTGGAGGCCTGATTATACTTGGGAAAGGATCTTGCAGCCACTAGTGTTGGATGTTACTCTCCTAGGCCAGTTCAGATACCATTTGCTAGGAAGATAGTTGGTGCACAAGCAAGAATTGGAGCTTTGAAACTGGTCTGGTGCTCCTAGAAACGAAAGTAGGATTCTCCCTAACTCTGGTTCccctgccctcttttttttttggatgttCTCTTCCTTACAGCAAAAATTTGAGGAAATAAAGTTGTCAAGTGAATGATTGAGTGCTGATGGTGGTCATCTCCTTTGTCTTGTTCCAGGCCTTAAACTGCGTGGGAAGGATATTGGCAAACCGCTGGAAACAGGCCCCAAAGGGAAATGACAACAAAGCCTCGAAATCAGTTTGTTCAGACTGATCTCGTCTGGCTGGTTCTCCTTAACCACCAGAATCTCTCTTCGTATTGCCAAGCTGAACAAGAGGGTTTCAGACTTGCTTTGGGGGGGAAATCTGCTGAATCTGTACCTGCTGTAAAAAGGCAACCTTAAAGAAGCgattttcctgattttatttttccttcctcctttccagaaATTGAGGAACTAAACCTGAAAAAATACTGCATCTGATTTGCCAGAAAACGTGTGCATCTTGGTGTTTAGAAGCAGCTAATGTTAAGACACTTGGGGTGGTCTGAAATGTGATCATTTAATTGGAACAATTTGGGGGATGGGTGggatatattatatataaataatttggGAGAGTTGGGGGTTGATCAGTGTCTGCATTTGAAATGATGACTCAGTCACTGCATCAcaatgacatttttgtttgttccttccaGCCTGTTTTAAAGAGATCTATAATAAAGTTTGATACCCTTCAGTTGCACAGGGTAGTTGCTGCATGTTTACCAGCTGGTAGTAAATTTTTGTGGTTGGGCATGACTGGAGCTGCAGCACCCTCTTTCCTTCTGGAAGCGTAATTAGTGGGAGCGTCTGGGGCAATGGCCGGTGCTCTCACAGCcttcctggctgctctgctcctttccctgTCAGTGAGGACTGCAGCCTTGGCTTGCAGCCCAGAGATGAAATCAATACCGTGGTTTTATCTTGTGCAGAGGTGAGTGGAGTCTCTGTGGAGTTCTACAGAGCAAGATGGATGGGGAGACACTCGCTCGGGCACTTCTGTGAAGCCAGAGCCCTTCTCATTTCTCGCCTCTGCCCTTACCCAGCTCACAGAAGCACAGCTTTGCAGGGGCTCGTTCATGCAGGGCACTGCCAGGACAGTGGTGGTGGAGCTGTAGGGGTGGTGCTCGACATGACTGTGGCATAACCAGAGTGGGACAGAGCTGAAGGGCGGGCAGGGCGAGAGGAAAAACTGGCTTCGGTCACAAACCAGGGAAGCGGGATGCCCTGATCCCCTCTGGTGAGCTCGGGGGGGGCGGGTTGAGGAGAGCAGGATCCCTAACGGGCGGCTGACCTGCGCAGAGGCTGAACCGGTCTGTCTGCTGCTGTACTTGGGTGGCTGCTTTGGCCGTGGGCTGCTTAGGGATTGCACAGCATTAAATTAAGTTTTGAAAgctgggggggaagagaagggtcCTGGGTTTAGGGTGGCCTTGGGTGCAGGTGTGGGGACCCTCCCCTGAACTGCCTCGGGAACATTTTACTTTTCCCAATGACAGTTAAATGCAAATTATCAAGAGCCCTTGAAAGGTGTGTGGGCAGTCCTGCAGTAGGTGGGCACCCATACAGCGGGGTCAGGGCTGCTCTCTGCCCTCGGGTATGCTGCGTGGTGccccccgctctgctccctgccctcccagccacCTCTCCACCTTCCCTAAGCCCCCCCctccaaaaccagcagaagcaCTGGGCTGCTTCCCTCTGGGTGGCTCTGTGCCCTGGGAGCTCTTGTGCTTAATCCTGGGTGTGGGAAGGGGCTCGTGCCCCATGCAGCACCCGCTGatctgcccagccctgggggggccAGGACAGCACGTTTTGCCCTCTTCCACAACCAGGGCCCTGCTCGGACGAGGATGGCTGCTACAAGAAACTCCTGCTGACGGCACCTGTCAAAGCATGGGCACATCACTACGTCTTGGTGCAGAAAGTTCATGTTACAAAATACAACAATGCTTTTCCCGAACACTTGGAGGTAGTGGAGACAGGGGCACGTCCCTCTGCGGggccagcaccctggggtgagcGCCTGTGGCAGCTCCCCACTGCCTGATGTCGGATGCCAAGAGCCGGAGGTGGCTGCTGGAGTGTGATGTCTTGCtggagggatgctctgccctgCATATGCCTCGCAGGAGTGAATTACTGCTGCTGGCTTACTATTTCAATCCTCATCCCCCTCTTTTGGCACTATAGTGACCTTGTCCTGTAAAGAAGGGTGAACAGGAACTGGTTACAATAAGCGTAGGCTGTGTCTAATTTGAAATACAAGGACTCCTTccaggctgcagaggggagaaCCCACATGCTGGCCCACCATGACCCCAGCAGAGGAACCAAACCCCCCAGCCACGCCAGGGGGGTCCACGTCCTCTTTTGGGGTCAGTCCTGGGGCTTGTGGCTCTGCTGGGGACTACGTGGCACCAAACATGTCAAAGGAAACGGTAGCCTAAGCTGCCTCTCACGGTTTTAAGTTGCTGGCTTGAAGAGGATGAGCAATGTTTGCATGACCCACTCCCCGCAGGGCTCTGGGGAGGAGGATCGCAGCCTCAGCTCTTTCTGGAGCAACTGcctgatggcagcagcagcagcatttctagGTCAGTCCTACAGCTCAGGGTCACTCGTTTGCCAGCAGCCAGATAAGAGGCAGAGCCCTTTGCACCTCCCTGATGTGTTGGCAGAGTGTGGGCTCAGGGGGAGCCTTCCGGGATTTGCTGAGCTTTTAGGAAAATGCTGTTTTGGCGCGGTTGGGGGCAAGCAGGGGAGCCCTTCACCCCGTCCTTACATCTCGAAAAGTGATGTTGTCAAAGCCCTGGGGAGCACTGCTCTCTGCCAGCGTCCCGCTCGCCAGCCCTCGCCGCTTCAGCCAGTACCAGCCTCCGGTGGCCACCAGTGCCAGGACAATGGCAGCCGGGAGAAGACCGAGCACCACCTCTGCCACAAAGCTGCTGGATGCtttctctgcagggagaggagatgctgcCAGGCTCAACCCATGGCCCAGGAGAgctggctccagccccagcctcagcgcCAGCACCCCAAGCGGCGCCGGGTTGACCTTTCACAGCCAGAACCGGCCCCACACCTTCCACTGGCACCTCCAGGCTGGAATGGCAGCCTCCCCTGGTGCTGTACACGATATCATCCAGCGCCACCGTCCCCTCTATCGGCCACCTCTGCGTGCTGATCTCAAAGACCATCTGTGGGGGAAGATGGGATGTGGGGGGGTGATGCATGGGGAGGGGACCCCACACCCCCAGAG encodes:
- the EDF1 gene encoding endothelial differentiation-related factor 1, which produces MAESDWDTVTVLRKKGPSAAQAKSKQAILAAQRRGEDVETSKKWAAGQNKQHFITKNTAKLDRETEELHHDRVPLEVGKVIQQGRQSKGMTQKDLATKINEKPQVIADYESGRAIPNNQVMGKIERAIGLKLRGKDIGKPLETGPKGK